Proteins from a genomic interval of Nitrospina gracilis Nb-211:
- a CDS encoding carbohydrate porin: MVSFVANCKRICKAGIQLVLSCILVGLLLPPLLFAQDLDGLDRHGNISLRRETITGNWGGLRTELLDRGIYFRGGYMGELFHMDRRHRNSQTRYFGYLDFELHANLQQLLDGPDGHFFFYATLLHGNRFQPFIGSVHDLSNIEGRSNLLLMQAWYDQHFFQRRMAILVGIYDIANEFDYRESAQVFLNGAFGTGVDLTESGIAGVPTYPLTTLGMRLRINPTPNWYYRGAVLDGVPGDPQNPRGTRVVLDADDEGVLFMNEVGYESARPRLGLNKAGIGSWWYTKRFPDLVETNASGNPATHTGTQGLYLFAEGTFYLEYPRSKQGLRGFARLGFSDQDVNALSTYFDAGLEYTGLFPGRDKDKAGIGISYLFFGDKYKQRQRAADIVIDDPEVLVEATYKIRVQPGVFLQPDVQYVFNPVARAGAVNTLSVGFRFGLNF, from the coding sequence ATGGTTTCCTTCGTAGCAAACTGCAAACGTATATGCAAAGCCGGAATCCAGCTTGTCCTGTCCTGCATTCTGGTTGGCCTGCTTCTTCCGCCACTGCTTTTCGCACAGGATCTCGACGGACTCGACCGCCACGGCAACATCTCTTTGCGCCGGGAAACCATCACCGGCAACTGGGGCGGACTGCGCACCGAGCTTCTGGACCGGGGGATTTATTTCCGTGGCGGGTACATGGGTGAGTTGTTCCACATGGACCGGCGTCACCGGAACAGCCAGACCCGTTATTTCGGCTATCTCGACTTTGAACTGCACGCCAATTTACAGCAACTGCTGGACGGACCCGACGGCCATTTTTTCTTCTACGCCACCCTCCTGCACGGCAACCGGTTCCAGCCGTTCATCGGCTCCGTTCACGACCTGAGCAATATCGAAGGCCGCTCCAATCTGCTTCTCATGCAGGCCTGGTACGATCAGCATTTTTTCCAGAGGCGGATGGCCATTCTGGTCGGTATCTATGACATCGCCAACGAATTCGACTACCGCGAATCCGCGCAGGTTTTTCTCAATGGAGCCTTCGGCACCGGTGTGGACCTGACCGAATCCGGCATTGCCGGCGTGCCGACCTACCCCCTCACCACTCTGGGCATGCGTCTTCGGATCAACCCCACTCCCAACTGGTACTACCGCGGTGCGGTATTGGACGGGGTGCCGGGCGACCCGCAGAATCCCCGTGGGACACGGGTGGTTCTGGACGCGGATGACGAGGGGGTTCTTTTTATGAATGAAGTGGGGTATGAATCGGCCCGCCCCCGCCTGGGCCTCAACAAGGCGGGGATTGGAAGCTGGTGGTACACCAAGCGGTTTCCGGACCTGGTGGAAACCAACGCCTCCGGCAACCCCGCTACCCACACCGGCACCCAGGGCCTGTATTTGTTCGCCGAGGGAACCTTTTATCTGGAGTACCCCCGATCCAAACAGGGTCTACGGGGTTTCGCCCGTCTCGGGTTTTCCGATCAGGACGTCAATGCGCTTTCCACCTACTTCGACGCCGGGCTGGAATACACCGGCCTCTTCCCCGGGCGGGACAAGGACAAGGCGGGCATCGGCATCTCTTACCTGTTCTTCGGTGACAAATACAAACAACGGCAGAGAGCGGCGGACATCGTCATCGACGACCCCGAGGTGCTGGTCGAGGCCACCTACAAAATCCGTGTCCAGCCGGGGGTGTTCCTGCAACCGGATGTGCAGTACGTCTTCAATCCCGTAGCCCGGGCGGGGGCGGTGAACACGCTCTCCGTCGGCTTCCGCTTCGGCCTCAATTTCTAA
- a CDS encoding 2-isopropylmalate synthase, with amino-acid sequence MQPERIIIFDTTLRDGEQCPGASMNNKEKLEIARQLSLLKVDVIEAGFPVASPGDFESVRQIANEIRGSSVAGLARALNKDVEACARALEKAESPRIHIFLSTSKLHRDHKLNMDKGQIIKMATDAIEFGRKFCDDIEFSPEDASRTEPDFLAEVVEAVISAGAKTVNIPDTVGYSVPEQFGALIRSLKENVPNIDDAVISVHCHNDLGMAVANSLAAVKAGARQVECTVNGIGERAGNAAMEEIVMALKTRKDFFGCDTRIDTKHIMACSRLVSSLTGFFVQRNKAIVGKNAFAHESGVHQDGYLKKKDTYEIMDPRDIGLDSAELVLGKHSGRNALNKKIESMGYKLTVEEMDRVFSEFKVLADEKKDVYDEDILAVIQKQVTTDDSLNTYVLEKIQCGFETGVMPEATVHLKSRDGKTHTATAQGDGPIDAIYNAMDKITGLTCKLLDYQVMSKTKGKDAQGEVTVRVLSENREVLGKGTGVNTVEASGVAYVNAINKLLLKSKSGPVDGNEIQGP; translated from the coding sequence ATGCAACCGGAACGAATCATCATATTCGACACGACTTTAAGAGACGGGGAACAATGTCCCGGCGCCAGTATGAACAATAAGGAAAAACTGGAAATCGCCCGGCAGCTGTCTCTACTGAAGGTCGATGTGATCGAAGCGGGGTTTCCGGTTGCTTCTCCCGGGGACTTCGAGTCGGTCAGACAGATCGCGAACGAAATCCGCGGTTCGTCAGTGGCGGGGCTCGCCCGCGCGCTCAACAAGGACGTGGAAGCCTGCGCCCGCGCGCTGGAAAAAGCGGAGTCGCCGCGCATCCACATTTTCCTGTCCACGTCGAAACTGCACCGCGACCACAAGCTCAATATGGACAAGGGGCAAATCATCAAGATGGCCACCGACGCCATCGAGTTCGGCCGGAAATTCTGCGACGACATCGAGTTTTCTCCGGAAGACGCGTCGCGAACGGAGCCGGACTTCCTCGCCGAGGTGGTGGAAGCGGTGATCTCTGCCGGGGCGAAAACGGTGAACATCCCCGACACGGTGGGGTATTCGGTGCCGGAACAGTTCGGCGCGCTCATTCGTTCGCTCAAGGAGAACGTGCCGAACATCGACGACGCCGTCATCAGCGTGCACTGCCACAACGATCTCGGCATGGCCGTCGCCAACTCGCTCGCGGCCGTCAAAGCCGGAGCCCGGCAGGTGGAGTGCACCGTCAACGGCATCGGCGAGCGTGCCGGCAACGCGGCGATGGAAGAGATCGTCATGGCGCTCAAGACGCGCAAGGACTTCTTCGGCTGCGACACGCGCATCGATACGAAACACATCATGGCGTGCAGTCGGCTGGTCAGCAGTCTCACCGGATTCTTCGTGCAACGCAACAAGGCCATCGTCGGCAAGAACGCGTTCGCACACGAGTCCGGCGTGCACCAGGACGGGTACCTGAAGAAGAAGGACACCTACGAGATCATGGACCCGCGTGACATCGGGCTCGACAGTGCGGAGTTGGTTCTAGGTAAGCACTCCGGACGCAACGCGCTCAATAAAAAGATCGAGAGCATGGGCTACAAGCTGACCGTCGAAGAGATGGACCGCGTGTTCTCCGAGTTCAAGGTGCTGGCCGACGAAAAGAAGGATGTTTATGACGAAGACATCCTCGCCGTCATCCAGAAACAGGTGACCACCGACGACAGCCTGAACACCTACGTGCTGGAGAAAATCCAGTGCGGGTTCGAGACGGGCGTCATGCCGGAGGCGACGGTTCACCTCAAAAGCCGCGACGGCAAGACACACACCGCCACGGCGCAGGGCGACGGGCCGATCGACGCCATCTACAACGCGATGGACAAGATCACCGGCCTCACCTGCAAACTGCTCGACTACCAGGTGATGTCGAAGACCAAAGGCAAGGACGCACAGGGCGAGGTGACGGTGCGCGTGCTCAGCGAAAACCGCGAGGTGCTGGGCAAAGGCACCGGCGTCAACACCGTCGAGGCCAGCGGCGTCGCCTACGTCAACGCCATCAACAAACTCCTGCTGAAAAGCAAGAGCGGTCCCGTGGACGGCAACGAAATCCAGGGTCCGTGA